A section of the Candidatus Thermoplasmatota archaeon genome encodes:
- a CDS encoding FtsX-like permease family protein, producing the protein ARRSRRAAVTIVLGLAVGTSILSASFATGDSTTQGIRESAMAAFGRMDETVGVEGDLFFPAWVGDRLAEHPAVRRELRALSPLVLASAAVSNADASQWEPRALLVGYDPERSGALSPFHDASGALRGDRLRAGEVVLNRELAETIGARAGDRIELRYAAFPDPLLPEVFWKNGTLSASALGPQGYVHAPQDDHELSFPVHAGARFVTAVLLWRDGVADLDVELVSPSGRSSLNANGTTGAPDVPAILNATGEAGTWTARVHAKAAANVPFQLSVLAFYEIYDLDRIRSAESAYRNESRRVGGPDLDDILRPQLRSKNVTVAFVASQEGRGAFLNAPNIFLRLDELQGMLEKEGRINLLAASNAADVEEGLARTDRGVAALRHAVDDLRRTHADEPVVASLKVEGIKKFWVDQALESGSLFSNFLTMMGSFSILAGLVLVANVFSMVVEERRAELGIARAIGLRRRDLVKAFVAEGMAYGAVATVLGTLLGLALAALLLAGVNAAVADRLQLVIPFHVEARSAAAALAAGVLLAAGAVLVSAWRASRLHVVSAIRRLEAPDTTGARATVLAGGALAVLGAGVSYAGFAYASFSAVLLGPSVIVLGLALLSLRLARRSTAAKLAGVGLLVYSFATIVAIRTPDTTEAMIMGPVRALVMVVAAVLFIIHVDRLPALLARLLGRVRGLRPAILPAIAYPLHRKLRTGLTAVVFALVITVVVLFSIFFAIFTPDVRNHAGSYDVRAESTLPVDDLPAALGFPSGLPGARAVDHLVVAEVWGGELLRIDGKSAKPRGPPIDRVFGYDESFGRNADLPLLEIHPRFATAREAYLAVARDPTLAIVSQAYAMGEDGRPGAHHVGATLTMKTRDGERAFTIVGIQKQTFLAGVFVADEVVRAHFDHLLGAYFLKLDAGADARAFAHDLEARGRGIGLDAKSLAEEAEQFLDATRRLYQLFQMYLGLGLVIGIASLGIATARSVLERRQEIGMLRAIGFPRRLVLASFLLEVLFTAGLGIVCGLAVGLSVAWGVHWTSLRELGYDFVVPWGDLAIVLAVALAATILATLGPSLRASRLPPAEAIRYVE; encoded by the coding sequence CTGCGCGCCGCAGCCGGCGCGCAGCAGTCACGATCGTGCTCGGGCTTGCGGTGGGGACCTCGATCCTCTCGGCGAGCTTTGCCACCGGCGACTCGACGACGCAGGGCATCCGCGAGAGCGCCATGGCGGCGTTCGGACGCATGGACGAGACCGTAGGCGTCGAGGGCGACCTGTTCTTCCCCGCGTGGGTGGGCGACCGTCTCGCCGAGCACCCGGCGGTGCGCCGGGAGCTCCGGGCGCTCTCGCCGCTCGTGCTGGCAAGCGCGGCCGTGTCGAACGCGGACGCAAGCCAGTGGGAGCCGCGCGCGCTGCTCGTCGGCTACGATCCCGAGCGCTCCGGTGCGCTCTCCCCCTTCCACGACGCCTCCGGCGCGCTGCGCGGCGACCGCCTCCGCGCGGGCGAGGTCGTTCTCAACCGCGAGCTTGCCGAAACGATCGGCGCCCGCGCCGGCGACCGGATCGAGCTTCGCTACGCCGCCTTCCCCGATCCACTTCTGCCCGAGGTCTTCTGGAAGAACGGCACGCTCTCCGCTTCTGCGCTGGGTCCACAGGGCTACGTCCACGCCCCGCAGGACGACCACGAGCTGTCGTTCCCCGTGCACGCGGGCGCGCGGTTCGTGACCGCCGTCCTGCTGTGGCGCGACGGCGTGGCCGACCTCGACGTCGAGCTCGTCTCGCCGTCCGGCCGTTCGAGCCTGAACGCGAACGGGACGACCGGCGCGCCCGACGTCCCGGCGATCCTGAACGCCACCGGCGAAGCGGGAACGTGGACCGCACGCGTGCACGCCAAGGCGGCGGCAAACGTGCCGTTCCAGTTGAGCGTCCTCGCTTTCTACGAGATCTACGACCTCGACCGGATCCGGTCCGCCGAGAGCGCCTACCGCAACGAATCGCGCCGCGTGGGCGGCCCCGACCTCGACGACATCCTTCGCCCGCAGCTTCGCTCGAAGAACGTCACGGTCGCCTTCGTCGCCTCGCAGGAAGGTCGCGGCGCCTTCCTCAACGCGCCCAATATCTTCCTGCGCCTGGACGAGCTTCAGGGCATGCTCGAGAAAGAGGGCCGCATCAACCTCCTCGCCGCCAGCAACGCGGCCGACGTGGAGGAGGGCCTCGCCCGCACGGACCGCGGCGTGGCCGCGCTGCGGCACGCCGTGGACGACCTTCGGCGCACGCACGCGGACGAGCCCGTCGTGGCGAGCCTCAAGGTGGAGGGAATCAAGAAGTTCTGGGTCGACCAGGCCCTCGAATCCGGCTCCCTCTTCTCGAACTTCCTCACGATGATGGGGAGCTTCAGCATCCTCGCCGGCCTCGTTCTCGTCGCCAACGTCTTCTCCATGGTCGTCGAGGAGCGGCGCGCGGAGCTTGGCATCGCGCGCGCGATCGGCCTTCGCCGCCGCGACCTCGTGAAGGCCTTCGTCGCCGAGGGCATGGCCTACGGCGCCGTCGCCACGGTCCTCGGAACGCTCCTTGGTCTCGCGCTTGCCGCGCTCCTGCTCGCGGGCGTGAACGCGGCCGTCGCCGACCGCCTGCAGCTTGTGATCCCCTTCCACGTCGAGGCGCGAAGCGCAGCGGCGGCTCTTGCGGCCGGCGTGCTTCTGGCCGCCGGCGCCGTGCTCGTGTCCGCGTGGCGGGCCTCGCGGCTCCACGTCGTCTCCGCCATCCGGCGTCTCGAAGCGCCCGACACGACGGGCGCGCGCGCGACCGTGCTCGCAGGAGGCGCGCTTGCGGTCCTGGGCGCGGGCGTCTCATACGCCGGCTTCGCGTACGCCTCGTTCTCGGCCGTGCTGCTTGGGCCAAGCGTGATCGTGCTCGGCCTTGCCCTCCTGTCGCTGCGGCTTGCCCGCCGCTCCACGGCCGCCAAGCTCGCGGGCGTCGGCCTTCTCGTCTACTCGTTTGCCACCATCGTCGCCATCCGCACGCCCGACACGACCGAGGCCATGATCATGGGCCCGGTGCGCGCGCTCGTCATGGTCGTGGCCGCCGTGCTTTTCATCATCCACGTCGACCGCCTGCCCGCGCTCCTCGCCCGCCTGCTGGGCCGCGTGCGCGGGCTGCGACCGGCGATCCTGCCTGCCATCGCCTACCCGCTCCACCGCAAGCTTCGCACCGGCCTTACGGCCGTCGTCTTTGCGCTTGTGATCACGGTCGTCGTCCTGTTCTCGATCTTCTTTGCGATCTTCACCCCCGACGTGCGCAACCATGCCGGCTCGTACGACGTGCGCGCCGAAAGCACGCTTCCGGTCGACGACCTCCCGGCCGCGCTCGGCTTTCCTTCGGGCCTTCCCGGCGCGCGCGCCGTGGATCATCTCGTCGTTGCCGAGGTCTGGGGCGGCGAGCTCCTCCGCATCGACGGCAAGAGCGCCAAGCCTCGGGGGCCGCCCATCGACCGCGTCTTCGGCTACGACGAGAGCTTCGGCCGCAACGCGGACCTTCCGCTCTTGGAAATCCACCCGCGCTTTGCCACCGCGCGCGAGGCGTATCTCGCCGTCGCGCGCGACCCCACGCTTGCGATCGTGTCGCAGGCCTACGCGATGGGCGAGGACGGCCGGCCCGGCGCGCACCACGTCGGCGCCACGCTCACCATGAAGACGCGCGACGGCGAGCGCGCGTTCACCATCGTCGGCATCCAGAAGCAGACGTTCCTTGCGGGCGTCTTCGTCGCCGACGAGGTCGTGCGCGCGCACTTCGACCACCTGCTTGGCGCCTACTTCCTCAAGCTCGATGCCGGCGCGGACGCGCGAGCCTTCGCGCACGACCTCGAGGCGCGCGGGCGCGGCATCGGCCTCGACGCAAAGTCGCTCGCGGAGGAAGCCGAGCAGTTCCTCGATGCCACGCGCCGGCTCTACCAGCTGTTCCAGATGTACCTTGGCCTTGGCCTTGTGATCGGCATCGCGAGCCTTGGCATCGCGACGGCCCGAAGCGTGCTCGAACGCCGGCAGGAGATCGGAATGCTGCGCGCGATCGGCTTCCCGCGCAGGCTCGTGCTCGCAAGCTTCCTCCTCGAAGTGCTGTTCACGGCCGGGCTCGGGATCGTCTGCGGCCTTGCCGTGGGCCTCTCGGTCGCCTGGGGCGTACATTGGACGAGCCTCCGCGAGCTCGGCTACGACTTCGTCGTGCCCTGGGGCGACCTTGCGATCGTGCTCGCGGTGGCGCTTGCCGCCACGATCCTCGCGACGCTGGGGCCCTCGCTTCGCGCAAGCCGCCTTCCGCCGGCCGAGGCCATCCGTTACGTCGAGTAG
- a CDS encoding 7-carboxy-7-deazaguanine synthase QueE: MALPLDLSQSPSHNRAAVAAVRAGELAVSEMFESFQGEGVRMGLPSFFVRLRHCDGVCSWCDAKYTWLSGGEGKNLRAAEVLALARQSRAGNVVVTGGEPLLQWRTLTDLVRGLLASKKTVEIETNGAHRPLGVFGVQYNVSPKLASAASGLAYDRAVFEAFAAEDAWYKFVVADESDFREAIAFVERFGLPRDRVLFMPEGTRREVLQERLAWLAPLVVREFPHGRVTTRLHVEVYGKALKGV, from the coding sequence TTGGCGTTGCCGCTCGATCTCTCGCAGAGTCCCTCGCACAACCGCGCCGCGGTCGCGGCCGTCCGCGCCGGCGAGCTTGCCGTGTCGGAGATGTTCGAATCGTTCCAGGGCGAGGGCGTGCGGATGGGCCTCCCGAGCTTCTTCGTCCGTCTGCGCCACTGCGACGGCGTCTGCTCGTGGTGCGACGCGAAGTACACGTGGCTCTCCGGCGGCGAGGGGAAGAACCTGCGCGCGGCGGAGGTCCTCGCGCTTGCCCGCCAGAGCCGCGCGGGCAACGTCGTCGTCACGGGGGGCGAGCCGCTTCTTCAATGGCGCACGCTCACCGACCTCGTCCGCGGCCTTCTTGCCAGCAAGAAGACGGTCGAGATCGAGACGAACGGAGCGCACCGCCCGCTTGGCGTCTTCGGCGTGCAGTACAACGTGTCGCCCAAGCTTGCAAGCGCCGCCTCGGGCCTCGCGTACGACCGGGCGGTGTTCGAGGCGTTTGCGGCCGAAGACGCGTGGTACAAGTTCGTGGTCGCCGACGAATCCGATTTCCGCGAGGCCATCGCCTTCGTCGAGCGCTTCGGGCTCCCCCGCGACCGCGTGCTGTTCATGCCCGAGGGAACGCGGCGCGAGGTCCTGCAGGAGCGCTTGGCGTGGCTTGCGCCGCTTGTCGTGCGGGAGTTCCCGCACGGGCGCGTGACGACGCGTCTCCACGTCGAAGTCTACGGCAAGGCGCTGAAGGGCGTCTGA